One Panicum virgatum strain AP13 chromosome 3N, P.virgatum_v5, whole genome shotgun sequence DNA segment encodes these proteins:
- the LOC120663998 gene encoding kinetochore protein SPC25 homolog isoform X2: protein MAAALERAAPVVATAPGGGGAEGLDPQWRKTAAAALRGRMAAHRDWEAGSATLPSAHSLALQAFSRQGTREQLKGLKDELRDLQSQLTETLSVQLCKASKGKLTTESISDATAMIEQLGNLVADLRDKRDKRTTVISEELHALEPLEASSNEDAAVQDKMEEAIFWYEKFLGFKTVGGEEGVKFVFNKVDPQSPEKEYSICINFDKDRYNLLQCDPHIKDVEKLVTDLNLSDNVVKFLRIIREKFQSSAMNGALPISPVVEPDASAAPIPSPMVTSVDGRSEDVPKQSLPAKRGATARSATPPGSFRRSSRVKGVR, encoded by the exons ATGGCGGCCGCCCTCGAGCGGGCGGCCCCCGTCGTAGCCACCGCGCCTGGCGGAGGCGGGGCGGAAGGTCTGGATCCGCAGTGGaggaagacggcggcggcggcgctgcgggggcGGATGGCGGCGCATCGCGACTGGGAGGCTGGCTCCGCCACGCTACCGTCCGCCCACTCGCTCGCCCTCCAGGCCTTCTCGCGCCAAGGCACCCGGG AGCAGCTCAAAGGACTCAAGGATGAGTTGCGCGACCTCCAATCTCAGCTCACCGAAACTCTCTCCG TTCAATTGTGCAAGGCATCAAAGGGCAAACTCACCACCGAGTCGATTTCAGACGCTACTGCTATGATCGAGCAGCTCGGTAACTTGGTTGCAGATCTGAGGGACAAGAGAGACAAACGCACCACAGTCATATCCGAGGAACTTCATG CTCTTGAACCACTTGAAGCAAGTAGTAATGAAGATGCAGCAGTGCAGGATAAGATGGAAGAAGCTATTTTCTGGTATgaaaagtttcttggcttcaagACTGTTGGAGGAGAAGAAG GTGTGAAGTTTGTTTTCAACAAGGTTGACCCACAAAGTCCAGAGAAGGAATACTCAATTTGCATAAATTTTGATAAAGATAGATATAACT TGCTCCAATGTGATCCGCACATCAAAGATGTTGAGAAACTTGTGACAGATTTGAATTTGAGTGATAATGTAGTCAAGTTTTTAAGGATCATCAGAGAGAAATTCCAGTCATCTGCAATGAATG GAGCTCTTCCTATAAGCCCAGTTGTTGAACCAGATGCCTCTGCTGCACCAATTCCATCTCCCATGGTGACTTCAGTTGACGGCAGGAGTGAGGATGTTCCGAAGCAGTCTCTTCCTGCTAAGAGAGGAGCCACAGCCCGATCAGCAACACCTCCTGGCAGCTTTCGTCGTTCCTCACGTGTCAAG GGCGTGCGGTGA
- the LOC120663999 gene encoding respirasome Complex Assembly Factor 1-like, with translation MAKARSSAKQSRAQAPAQQQNGAHALSSKLARYLDPEATWDKDQLLDAVHWIRQAVGLFCGLLWGAVPLVGAVWIALFMAISTGIIYWYYAYILKIDEEEYGGHGALLQEGLFASFTLFLLSWTLVYSLAHF, from the exons atggccaAGGCCAGGTCGTCGGCGAAGCAGTCGCGCGCGCAGGCGCCGgcgcagcagcagaacggcgccCACGCGCTCTCCTCCAAGCTCGCGAGGTACCTCGACCCGGAGGCCACCTGGGACAAG GACCAGCTGCTGGACGCGGTGCACTGGATCCGCCAGGCGGTGGGGCTCTTCTGCGGCCTGCTCTGGGGAGCCGTCCCCCTCGTCGGCGCCGTCTGGATCGCGCT ATTTATGGCTATTTCGACGGGCATTATTTATTGGTACTACGCATACATTTTGAAGATTGACGAGGAGGAATATGGAGGCCATGGGGCGCTACTTCAGGAGGGACTTTTTGCTTCTTTCACCCTTTTCCTG CTTTCGTGGACTCTAGTATACAGTTTGGCTCACTTTTGA
- the LOC120663998 gene encoding kinetochore protein SPC25 homolog isoform X1, with protein MAAALERAAPVVATAPGGGGAEGLDPQWRKTAAAALRGRMAAHRDWEAGSATLPSAHSLALQAFSRQGTREQLKGLKDELRDLQSQLTETLSVQLCKASKGKLTTESISDATAMIEQLGNLVADLRDKRDKRTTVISEELHALEPLEASSNEDAAVQDKMEEAIFWYEKFLGFKTVGGEEGVKFVFNKVDPQSPEKEYSICINFDKDRYNSVLQCDPHIKDVEKLVTDLNLSDNVVKFLRIIREKFQSSAMNGALPISPVVEPDASAAPIPSPMVTSVDGRSEDVPKQSLPAKRGATARSATPPGSFRRSSRVKGVR; from the exons ATGGCGGCCGCCCTCGAGCGGGCGGCCCCCGTCGTAGCCACCGCGCCTGGCGGAGGCGGGGCGGAAGGTCTGGATCCGCAGTGGaggaagacggcggcggcggcgctgcgggggcGGATGGCGGCGCATCGCGACTGGGAGGCTGGCTCCGCCACGCTACCGTCCGCCCACTCGCTCGCCCTCCAGGCCTTCTCGCGCCAAGGCACCCGGG AGCAGCTCAAAGGACTCAAGGATGAGTTGCGCGACCTCCAATCTCAGCTCACCGAAACTCTCTCCG TTCAATTGTGCAAGGCATCAAAGGGCAAACTCACCACCGAGTCGATTTCAGACGCTACTGCTATGATCGAGCAGCTCGGTAACTTGGTTGCAGATCTGAGGGACAAGAGAGACAAACGCACCACAGTCATATCCGAGGAACTTCATG CTCTTGAACCACTTGAAGCAAGTAGTAATGAAGATGCAGCAGTGCAGGATAAGATGGAAGAAGCTATTTTCTGGTATgaaaagtttcttggcttcaagACTGTTGGAGGAGAAGAAG GTGTGAAGTTTGTTTTCAACAAGGTTGACCCACAAAGTCCAGAGAAGGAATACTCAATTTGCATAAATTTTGATAAAGATAGATATAACT CAGTGCTCCAATGTGATCCGCACATCAAAGATGTTGAGAAACTTGTGACAGATTTGAATTTGAGTGATAATGTAGTCAAGTTTTTAAGGATCATCAGAGAGAAATTCCAGTCATCTGCAATGAATG GAGCTCTTCCTATAAGCCCAGTTGTTGAACCAGATGCCTCTGCTGCACCAATTCCATCTCCCATGGTGACTTCAGTTGACGGCAGGAGTGAGGATGTTCCGAAGCAGTCTCTTCCTGCTAAGAGAGGAGCCACAGCCCGATCAGCAACACCTCCTGGCAGCTTTCGTCGTTCCTCACGTGTCAAG GGCGTGCGGTGA